In one window of Mercurialis annua linkage group LG4, ddMerAnnu1.2, whole genome shotgun sequence DNA:
- the LOC126679287 gene encoding pathogenesis-related thaumatin-like protein 3.5 translates to MADHAKNFLSLFFTFLMCSSAYSSTFTFVNKCTYPVWPGILSNAGTSQLPTTGFALQPGESNALEVPVSWSGRLWGRTVCAFDQAGKFSCATGDCGSSTVECSGDGAAPPATLAEFTLNGANGLDFYDVSLVDGYNLPMLISPQGGTSGNCTITGCSVALNNACPSELKVMDSENGENIACKSACEAFGNPEYCCSGDYGNPNTCKPSSYSEFFKNACPRAYSYAYDDGTSTFTCGGADYQITFCPSPSTSLKSADGQYPQAVEISTGTRRTSPYHIGIVITIFASIWRLSQLC, encoded by the exons ATGGCGGATCATGCTAAAAACTTCCTTTCGCTGTTCTTCACCTTTCTTATGTGTTCCTCTGCATATTCATCCACATTTACTTTCGTAAACAAGTGCACTTACCCTGTCTGGCCCGGTATACTTTCCAACGCTGGCACCTCTCAACTTCCCACCACCGGTTTCGCTCTCCAACCAGGCGAATCGAACGCGTTGGAGGTCCCCGTTTCGTGGTCTGGTCGATTATGGGGTCGGACGGTTTGCGCTTTTGATCAGGCAGGGAAATTCTCTTGTGCAACAGGTGATTGTGGCTCGTCCACTGTGGAATGCTCCGGAGATGGCGCTGCTCCTCCTGCTACGCTTGCAGAGTTCACTCTTAACGGCGCGAATGGTCTTGATTTTTACGATGTGAGCCTTGTTGACGGTTATAACCTGCCGATGCTCATATCACCACAAGGGGGAACGAGCGGGAATTGCACGATCACGGGGTGTTCTGTTGCGCTGAACAATGCTTGTCCCTCGGAGCTTAAGGTTATGGATAGTGAAAATGGCGAGAACATAGCGTGTAAAAGTGCGTGCGAGGCATTTGGGAATCCTGAGTATTGCTGTAGTGGGGATTATGGAAATCCCAACACTTGTAAACCAAGTTCTTACTCAGAATTCTTCAAAAATGCTTGCCCTCGAGCTTATAGTTATGCTTATGATGACGGTACGAGCACTTTTACTTGCGGTGGAGCTGATTATCAGATCACCTTCTGTCCGTCACCTTCGACCag TTTGAAGTCGGCGGATGGGCAGTACCCACAAGCTGTGGAAATCTCAACCGGTACTCGCAGAACGTCACCTTATCACATTGGCATTGTTATAACCATTTTCGCATCAATTTGGCGGCTGTCGCAACTCTGTTGA
- the LOC126678891 gene encoding cold shock domain-containing protein 3-like, which produces MAEEQTAVRSRGKVVRFSDRKGFGFIKPDDDGQDVFIHYSAIKSSDGEYRSLYVDDLVEFTLTLSADNKYQAVDVTVITPNNKGAAGGDGGMRRGGGSGRRFSNGGGGGYGSGGGCFNCGGSGHIARDCNNTGNSNNGYNNRRGGGESNGECFKCGDVGHFARDCMSRGGGGAVGGGESNGECFNCGDVGHFARDCTSRIGGNAAAAGGGGGESNGECYKCGDVGHFARDCASRGGGGGAGGNSERGCYNCGGYGHMARDCPGGSGSCYNCGGFGHLARDCTSARTSGKAGGGYAGKGRNGSSSNGGCFNCGKEGHFARDCSNQS; this is translated from the coding sequence ATGGCGGAGGAGCAAACTGCAGTGAGATCTAGGGGTAAGGTTGTTAGGTTTAGTGACCGGAAAGGGTTCGGCTTCATTAAACCGGACGATGATGGTCAGGATGTGTTTATTCACTACTCAGCTATCAAATCATCGGACGGTGAGTACCGCTCTCTTTACGTTGATGATTTAGTTGAATTTACTCTCACTCTGTCTGCTGATAATAAATATCAAGCTGTTGATGTGACTGTTATTACTCCCAATAATAAGGGAGCTGCTGGTGGTGATGGGGGAATGAGGCGCGGTGGGGGTAGTGGACGTAGGTTTAGTAACGGTGGTGGTGGAGGTTATGGTAGTGGTGGTGGGTGTTTTAACTGTGGTGGCAGTGGTCATATTGCTAGGGATTGTAATAATACTGGTAATTCTAATAATGGTTATAATAATCGCCGTGGTGGGGGTGAGAGTAATGGTGAGTGTTTTAAATGTGGTGATGTAGGGCATTTTGCTAGGGACTGTATGTCACGTGGCGGAGGCGGTGCTGTTGGTGGTGGTGAAAGTAATGGCGAGTGCTTTAATTGCGGTGATGTTGGGCATTTTGCTAGGGATTGTACTTCGCGCATTGGAGGTAATGCTGCTGCtgctggtggtggtggtggtgaaaGCAATGGTGAGTGTTATAAGTGTGGTGATGTTGGGCATTTTGCTAGGGACTGTGCTTCCCGTGGTGGCGGAGGTGGAGCTGGTGGTAACAGTGAGCGTGGGTGCTATAACTGTGGAGGTTATGGGCATATGGCTAGGGATTGCCCAGGTGGTAGCGGTTCCTGTTACAATTGTGGAGGGTTTGGGCATTTGGCTAGGGATTGTACTAGTGCTAGAACTAGCGGTAAAGCTGGTGGTGGGTATGCTGGTAAAGGACGTAATGGTAGCAGCAGCAATGGTGGATGCTTTAACTGTGGAAAGGAAGGGCATTTTGCTCGGGATTGTTCTAACCAATCTTGA
- the LOC126677621 gene encoding ferredoxin--NADP reductase, chloroplastic, whose translation MAAAVTAAVSFPSSKSTPLSSRASIISPERITFNKVPVYYRDVLSSGRRVISIRAQVTTEAEAPPVKVKKESKKNDEGIVVNKFKPKEPYIGRCLLNTIITGEDAPGETWHMVFSTEGEVPYREGQSIGIIPDGIDKNGKPHKLRLYSIASSAIGDFGDSKTVSLCVKRLVYTNDNGEVVKGVCSNFLCDLKPGAEVKITGPIGKEMLMPKDPNATIVMLGTGTGIAPFRSFLWKMFFEKHEDYKFTGLAWLFLGVPTSSSLLYKEEFEKMKEIAPDNFRLDFAVSREQTNEKGEKMYIQTRMAQYAEELWELLKKDNTYVYMCGLKGMEKGIDDIMTSLAAKEGIDWLEYKRTLKRAEQWNVEVY comes from the exons ATGGCCGCTGCAGTTACAGCTGCAGTTTCTTTTCCGTCCTCTAAGTCCACTCCTCTATCTTCAAGAGCGTCCATCATATCACCAGAGAGAATCACCTTCAACAAG gTTCCTGTTTATTATAGAGATGTTTTGTCTTCTGGTAGAAGAGTGATCTCCATTAGAGCTCAAGTTACAACAGAGGCCGAAGCTCCTCCGGTTAAGGTTAAGAAAGAGTCGAAGAAAAATGATGAAGGTATTGTTGTTAACAAGTTTAAGCCGAAGGAGCCTTACATCGGGAGATGCCTTTTGAATACTATTATTACTGGTGAAGATGCTCCTGGTGAAACTTGGCACATGGTCTTCAGCACTGAGG GAGAGGTACCGTACAGAGAAGGGCAGTCAATTGGTATAATTCCAGATGGTATTGATAAGAATGGGAAGCCTCACAAGCTGAGATTGTATTCAATTGCCAGCAGTGCTATTGGTGACTTTGGAGACTCCAAAACT gtTTCTCTTTGTGTGAAGCGACTTGTGTACACCAATGACAATGGAGAAGTAGTAAAAGGAGTCTGCTCAAATTTCTTAT gTGATTTGAAACCTGGAGCTGAAGTGAAGATTACTGGACCAATTGGAAAAGAAATGCTGATGCCAAAAGATCCTAATGCCACAATTGTTATG CTTGGAACAGGAACTGGAATTGCTCCTTTCAGATCATTCTTGTGGAAAATGTTCTTTGAGAAGCATGAGGACTATAAG TTCACCGGTTTGGCATGGCTGTTCCTGGGAGTACCCACAAGCAGCTCACTGCTGTACAAGGAG GAATTCGAGAAAATGAAGGAGATAGCTCCTGATAACTTCAGGCTGGACTTTGCTGTGAGCAGAGAACAAACTAacgaaaaaggagaaaaaatGTATATTCAAACTCGAATGGCTCAATACGCAGAAGAGCTCTGGGAATTACTCAAGAAAGATAACACCTATGTCTACATGTGTGGATTGAAAGGAATGGAGAAGGGCATTGATGACATTATGACATCGTTGGCTGCGAAAGAAG GCATTGATTGGTTAGAGTACAAAAGGACATTGAAGAGAGCAGAGCAATGGAATGTGGAAGTTTACTAA